One region of Streptomyces sp. CG4 genomic DNA includes:
- a CDS encoding MBL fold metallo-hydrolase: MLIAGFPAGAWGTNCYLVAPAAGEECVIIDPGHQAADGVEEALKKHRLKPVAVVLTHGHIDHVASVVPVCGAHDVPAWIHPEDRFMMSDPEKALGRSIGMPLMGELTVGEPDDVKELTDGVRLELAGLELSVAHAPGHTKGSVTFGLPEAADIPPILFSGDLLFAGSIGRTDFPGGSMEDMLESLARVVLPLDDSTVVLPGHNEYTTIGQERATNPYLRQVAAGPGAHVDAPRRGM, encoded by the coding sequence GTGCTCATTGCCGGGTTCCCCGCCGGGGCCTGGGGGACGAACTGTTATCTCGTCGCCCCCGCCGCCGGTGAGGAGTGCGTGATCATCGACCCCGGCCACCAGGCCGCCGACGGCGTCGAGGAAGCACTGAAGAAGCATCGGCTCAAGCCCGTCGCCGTCGTCCTCACCCACGGCCACATCGACCATGTGGCCTCGGTCGTCCCGGTCTGCGGCGCACACGACGTGCCGGCCTGGATCCACCCCGAGGACCGCTTCATGATGAGCGACCCCGAGAAGGCGCTCGGCCGCTCCATCGGCATGCCGCTGATGGGCGAGCTGACCGTGGGGGAGCCGGACGACGTGAAGGAGCTGACGGACGGGGTGCGGCTGGAGCTCGCCGGTCTGGAGCTCTCCGTCGCGCATGCGCCGGGCCATACCAAGGGGTCGGTGACCTTCGGTCTGCCCGAGGCTGCGGACATCCCGCCGATCCTGTTCTCGGGCGACCTGCTGTTCGCCGGCTCCATCGGACGCACCGACTTCCCCGGTGGCTCCATGGAGGACATGCTCGAATCGCTGGCCCGTGTGGTCCTGCCGCTCGACGACTCCACCGTGGTGCTCCCGGGTCACAACGAGTACACGACCATCGGTCAGGAGCGTGCCACCAACCCGTACCTGCGGCAGGTGGCCGCCGGCCCGGGAGCGCATGTCGACGCTCCCCGACGAGGAATGTGA
- the hisS gene encoding histidine--tRNA ligase: MSTFKAPKGTYDLLPPDSATFLAVREAIAAPLRNSGYGYIETPGFENVELFARGVGESTDIVTKEMYAFETKGGDKLALRPETTAPVLRAVLEANLYKTGNLPVKVWYSGSQYRYERPQKGRYRHFSQVGAEAIGAEDPALDAELIILADQAYRSLGLSNFRILLNSLGDKECRPVYRAALQDFLRGLDLDEDTRRRVDINPLRVLDDKRESVQKQLTGAPLLRDYLCDACKAYHEEVRDLITAAGVVFEDDPKLVRGLDYYTRTTFEFVHDGLGSQSAVGGGGRYDGLSEMIGGPALPSVGWALGVDRTVLALEAEGVRLDIPSATSVYAVPLGEEARRVLFAKVTELRKAGVAADFAYGGKGLKGAMKNANRSGARYAIVAGERDLADGVVQLKDMESGEQTAIGVHEIVAELRSRLG; encoded by the coding sequence GTGAGCACTTTCAAGGCCCCCAAGGGCACGTACGACCTGCTGCCGCCGGACAGCGCCACGTTCCTGGCCGTCCGCGAGGCGATCGCCGCGCCGCTCAGGAACTCCGGCTACGGCTACATCGAGACGCCCGGTTTCGAGAACGTGGAGCTGTTCGCGCGCGGTGTCGGTGAGTCCACCGACATCGTGACGAAGGAGATGTACGCCTTCGAGACGAAGGGCGGCGACAAGCTGGCCCTGCGCCCGGAGACGACGGCCCCCGTGCTGCGCGCGGTGCTGGAGGCCAACCTGTACAAGACGGGCAACCTCCCGGTGAAGGTCTGGTACTCGGGCTCGCAGTACCGCTACGAGCGCCCGCAGAAGGGCCGTTACCGGCACTTCTCCCAGGTCGGCGCCGAGGCGATCGGCGCGGAGGACCCGGCGCTGGACGCCGAGCTGATCATCCTCGCCGACCAGGCGTACCGCTCGCTGGGCCTCAGCAACTTCCGCATCCTGCTGAACAGCCTCGGCGACAAGGAGTGCCGGCCGGTGTACCGGGCCGCGCTGCAGGACTTCCTGCGCGGCCTGGACCTCGACGAGGACACCCGCCGCCGCGTCGACATCAACCCGCTGCGCGTTCTCGACGACAAGCGCGAGTCGGTCCAGAAGCAGCTCACGGGCGCCCCGCTGCTGCGCGACTACCTGTGCGACGCGTGCAAGGCGTACCACGAGGAGGTGCGCGACCTGATCACCGCGGCGGGCGTCGTCTTCGAGGACGACCCGAAGCTGGTGCGCGGCCTGGACTACTACACCCGCACCACCTTCGAGTTCGTGCACGACGGACTGGGCTCTCAGTCCGCGGTGGGCGGCGGCGGCCGCTACGACGGCCTGTCCGAGATGATCGGCGGCCCCGCGCTGCCGTCCGTCGGCTGGGCCCTCGGCGTCGACCGCACGGTCCTCGCCCTGGAAGCCGAGGGCGTGCGCCTGGACATCCCCTCCGCCACGTCGGTCTACGCCGTGCCGCTCGGCGAGGAGGCCCGCCGGGTGCTGTTCGCGAAGGTCACCGAGCTGCGCAAGGCCGGCGTCGCGGCGGACTTCGCGTACGGCGGCAAAGGCCTGAAGGGCGCCATGAAGAACGCCAACCGCAGTGGCGCCCGCTACGCGATCGTGGCCGGCGAGCGCGACCTCGCCGACGGCGTCGTCCAGCTCAAGGACATGGAGTCCGGCGAGCAGACGGCGATCGGCGTGCACGAGATCGTGGCGGAACTGCGGTCCCGGCTCGGCTAG
- a CDS encoding response regulator: MIRIVLADDHPVVREGLRAMLSAEPDLEVVGDAASGPRAEALAAELRPDIVLMDLRMPGGGGVDSIERMSAAGLPCRVIVLTTYETDRDILRAVEAGAAGYLLKDLPRRELAEAVRAAARGETVLAPSVAARLVDQLRARPERPRLSDRETAVLRLVAEGCTNAEIGRRLHIGESTVKTHLLRIFGKLGVDDRTAAVTSALRRGLLEQ; this comes from the coding sequence GTGATCCGGATCGTGCTGGCCGACGACCATCCCGTCGTACGGGAGGGGCTGCGCGCCATGCTGAGCGCCGAGCCGGACCTGGAGGTGGTCGGGGACGCGGCGAGCGGGCCGCGGGCGGAGGCGCTGGCGGCGGAACTGCGGCCCGACATCGTGCTGATGGACCTGCGGATGCCGGGGGGCGGGGGCGTCGACTCGATCGAGCGGATGAGCGCGGCGGGGCTGCCGTGCCGGGTGATCGTCCTGACGACGTACGAGACGGACCGGGACATCCTGCGCGCCGTGGAGGCGGGCGCTGCGGGCTATCTGCTGAAGGACCTGCCCCGGCGCGAACTGGCCGAGGCGGTACGGGCGGCCGCGCGCGGCGAGACCGTGCTGGCCCCGTCGGTCGCGGCCCGCCTGGTCGACCAGCTCCGCGCCAGGCCGGAACGTCCCCGGCTGTCGGACCGGGAGACGGCGGTCCTCCGCCTGGTGGCCGAGGGCTGCACCAACGCCGAGATCGGGCGCCGGCTGCACATCGGTGAGTCGACGGTGAAGACGCATCTGCTGCGGATCTTCGGCAAGTTGGGGGTGGACGACCGTACGGCGGCGGTGACGAGCGCGCTGCGCCGCGGCTTGCTGGAGCAGTGA
- a CDS encoding sensor histidine kinase yields MEEPARRVTGGRARDADAWDRAIRLWDVYFTVAWAATLALVLGAEHPPGPVRAVAAGLLVPLVPWYALFGRRMLAEDPPGGRRALWYLAGALALFLPSAVLAGETRLVSFALIPQCFMALRMRGALAAVTVINLAPVAGWALLWRPGAEDLFANALFAVVSLAFSTVIGAWIIRIIEQSMERAELIAELDASRHEVARLSAAHGALAERERLAREIHDTLAQGFTSLLMLVQAVDAELDSDPAQARRHLALMDDTARRNLAEARALVAGGAPADLAGTSLPDALHRLTARHTAALEVTGPVRALPAGVEVVALRACQEALTNARKHAGSSACVEVRLGYADDTLTVSVRDDGCGFSPAVVSGGYGLAGLRARAAEVGGIAAVRSAPGDGTTVTVRLPVPAAVVSEVP; encoded by the coding sequence GTGGAAGAACCGGCGCGACGGGTGACGGGCGGCCGGGCTCGGGACGCCGATGCCTGGGACCGCGCGATCCGGCTCTGGGACGTCTACTTCACCGTCGCATGGGCGGCCACGCTGGCCCTCGTCCTCGGCGCGGAGCATCCGCCCGGGCCGGTGCGTGCCGTCGCGGCCGGGCTGCTCGTGCCGCTGGTGCCCTGGTACGCGCTGTTCGGCCGCCGCATGCTCGCCGAGGACCCGCCGGGCGGGCGCCGGGCCCTGTGGTACCTGGCCGGGGCCCTGGCGCTGTTCCTGCCGTCGGCGGTCCTGGCGGGCGAGACCCGGCTGGTCTCGTTCGCGCTGATCCCGCAGTGCTTCATGGCCCTGCGGATGCGCGGCGCGCTGGCGGCGGTGACCGTGATCAACCTGGCGCCGGTCGCGGGCTGGGCGCTGCTGTGGCGGCCGGGTGCCGAGGACCTGTTCGCCAACGCGCTGTTCGCCGTGGTCAGTCTGGCGTTCTCGACGGTGATCGGCGCCTGGATCATCAGGATCATCGAGCAGAGCATGGAACGGGCGGAACTGATCGCCGAGTTGGACGCGAGCCGGCACGAGGTGGCCCGGCTGTCGGCCGCGCACGGGGCCCTCGCCGAGCGCGAGCGGCTGGCCCGGGAGATCCACGACACCCTCGCCCAGGGCTTCACCAGCCTGCTGATGCTGGTCCAGGCCGTGGACGCGGAACTCGACTCCGACCCCGCGCAGGCCCGCCGCCACCTGGCCCTCATGGACGACACGGCCCGCCGCAACCTCGCCGAGGCCCGCGCGCTGGTGGCCGGCGGCGCACCCGCCGACCTGGCCGGCACCTCCCTGCCGGACGCCCTGCACCGTCTGACCGCCCGGCACACGGCGGCGCTGGAGGTGACCGGCCCGGTGCGCGCGCTCCCCGCGGGCGTGGAGGTGGTGGCCCTGCGGGCCTGCCAGGAGGCGCTGACCAACGCCCGTAAGCACGCGGGGAGTTCGGCATGCGTCGAGGTCCGGCTCGGCTACGCGGACGACACGCTCACCGTGTCCGTGCGCGACGACGGCTGCGGCTTCTCCCCCGCCGTGGTGTCCGGCGGGTACGGTCTGGCCGGGCTGCGCGCCCGCGCCGCCGAGGTGGGCGGCATCGCGGCCGTCCGCAGCGCACCCGGCGACGGTACGACGGTGACCGTACGCCTGCCCGTCCCCGCCGCCGTCGTGAGTGAGGTGCCGTGA
- a CDS encoding ABC transporter permease: MTTTAVRAAAPASAGSLPGAWSLGLRRGALEIRQFFRQREQVVFTFAFPVVFLFLFASIFRDDVRGAGITSSQLYVPAMTASGIMSTSFQSLGISIAVERDERVLRRLRGTPMPPAAYFLGKIWLVLCTGVLETAILLAVGTGFYDVRLPSGPGRWLDFAWIFVLGLTACALLGIAISSVPRSAKSASSVVVLPFLLLQFVSGVYISVNTLPGWMLDIGALFPLKWLCQGLRGVFLPDSAKVLEQAHAWEFGRIAWVLGAWCAGGLVLCLLTFRWKNRRDG; this comes from the coding sequence ATGACCACGACCGCCGTACGTGCCGCCGCCCCCGCTTCCGCCGGGTCCCTGCCCGGCGCCTGGTCGCTGGGGCTGCGGCGGGGCGCCCTGGAGATCAGGCAGTTCTTCCGGCAACGCGAACAGGTGGTCTTCACCTTCGCCTTCCCGGTGGTCTTCCTGTTCCTGTTCGCGTCGATCTTCCGGGACGACGTCCGGGGCGCCGGCATCACCTCCTCCCAGCTGTACGTGCCCGCGATGACGGCCTCCGGGATCATGTCGACGAGCTTCCAGTCCCTCGGCATCTCCATCGCCGTCGAGCGGGACGAGAGGGTGCTGCGGCGGCTGCGCGGCACGCCGATGCCGCCGGCGGCCTACTTCCTGGGCAAGATCTGGCTGGTTCTGTGCACCGGCGTCCTGGAGACCGCGATCCTGCTGGCCGTCGGCACGGGGTTCTACGACGTCCGTCTGCCCTCCGGCCCCGGCCGCTGGCTGGACTTCGCATGGATCTTCGTGCTCGGGCTGACCGCGTGCGCGCTGCTCGGCATCGCCATCAGCTCGGTACCCAGGTCGGCGAAGAGCGCCAGCTCCGTCGTCGTCCTGCCCTTCCTGCTCCTCCAGTTCGTCTCCGGGGTCTACATCTCCGTGAACACCCTTCCCGGCTGGATGCTCGACATCGGCGCCCTGTTCCCGCTGAAGTGGCTGTGCCAGGGCCTGCGGGGCGTGTTCCTGCCCGACTCGGCGAAGGTGCTGGAGCAGGCGCACGCCTGGGAGTTCGGGCGGATCGCCTGGGTGCTGGGCGCGTGGTGTGCCGGAGGATTGGTGCTGTGCTTGCTGACCTTCCGGTGGAAGAACCGGCGCGACGGGTGA
- a CDS encoding ABC transporter ATP-binding protein — MTAHANDFAVDVRGLRKRYGGVTAVDGLDLGIRHGEVFGLLGPNGAGKSTTVEILQGNRSRDAGEVSVLGADPATGTRAWRSRVGIVWQDESAPAELTVRETVRHFARYYPRPRDPEEVIHLVGLEAKTNSRIKALSGGQRRRLDVALGVIGGPELLLLDEPTTGFDPAARRQFWDLIRQLADEGTTILLTTHYLEEAETLADRLAVVAKGRVVAEGTPADLRRRYGGEVTVAWTEADGSPRTEHTTTPTRTVAELMRRFDGEIPGLTVTRPALEDVYLRLTGQEAVR; from the coding sequence ATGACAGCACACGCGAACGATTTCGCGGTGGACGTCCGGGGGCTGCGCAAGCGGTACGGGGGCGTGACCGCGGTGGACGGGCTGGATCTCGGTATTCGGCACGGTGAGGTGTTCGGGCTGCTCGGGCCGAACGGCGCCGGCAAGAGCACCACGGTGGAGATCCTTCAGGGCAACCGGTCGCGGGACGCCGGCGAGGTGTCGGTACTCGGCGCGGATCCGGCGACGGGCACGCGCGCGTGGAGGTCCCGTGTGGGAATCGTCTGGCAGGACGAATCGGCACCCGCGGAGTTGACGGTGCGCGAGACGGTACGGCACTTCGCCCGCTACTACCCGCGCCCGCGGGACCCGGAGGAGGTCATCCACCTGGTCGGCCTCGAAGCGAAGACGAACAGCCGGATCAAGGCCCTCTCCGGCGGCCAGCGGCGCCGCCTGGACGTGGCGCTCGGTGTGATCGGCGGTCCCGAGCTGCTGCTCCTGGACGAGCCGACCACCGGTTTCGACCCGGCGGCCCGACGGCAGTTCTGGGACCTGATCCGGCAGCTCGCCGACGAGGGCACGACGATCCTGCTCACCACGCACTACCTGGAGGAGGCCGAGACGCTCGCGGACCGGCTCGCGGTCGTCGCGAAGGGCCGGGTCGTCGCCGAGGGCACGCCCGCCGACCTGCGCCGGCGCTACGGCGGCGAGGTCACCGTCGCCTGGACGGAAGCCGACGGCTCCCCGCGCACGGAGCACACCACCACCCCGACCCGGACCGTCGCCGAGCTGATGCGCCGCTTCGACGGCGAGATACCCGGACTGACCGTGACCCGCCCCGCCCTGGAGGACGTCTACCTCCGGCTGACCGGACAGGAGGCCGTGCGATGA
- a CDS encoding vitamin K epoxide reductase family protein — translation MSKTTVNDVSTAESGPERAAAIPRTVGTSRALALLLVITGAAGLLAAWVITIDKNKILEAKAVGKTFTPGCSVNPIVSCGSVMESKQATVFGFPNPMLGLICYGIVICVGMSLLTRARFPRWYWLTFNFGTLFGVCFVTWLQFESLYRINALCLWCSLAWVATITMFWYVTSLNVRNGFLPAPGWLKRFLAEFTWVVPVTHCGVIAMLILTRWGSQLWA, via the coding sequence ATGAGCAAGACGACAGTCAACGACGTCTCCACCGCGGAATCGGGTCCCGAGCGTGCCGCCGCCATCCCGCGCACGGTGGGCACCAGCCGTGCCCTCGCCCTGCTGCTGGTGATCACCGGCGCGGCCGGACTGCTGGCCGCCTGGGTCATCACGATCGACAAGAACAAGATCCTTGAGGCGAAGGCCGTCGGAAAGACGTTCACGCCGGGCTGCAGCGTCAACCCGATCGTGTCCTGCGGCAGCGTCATGGAGAGCAAGCAGGCGACCGTCTTCGGCTTCCCGAACCCCATGCTCGGCCTGATCTGCTACGGCATCGTCATCTGTGTCGGCATGAGCCTGCTGACCCGCGCCCGCTTCCCGCGCTGGTACTGGCTCACCTTCAACTTCGGCACGCTCTTCGGCGTCTGCTTCGTCACCTGGCTGCAGTTCGAGTCCCTGTACCGGATCAACGCGCTGTGCCTGTGGTGCTCGCTGGCCTGGGTCGCCACGATCACCATGTTCTGGTACGTGACCTCGCTCAACGTCCGCAACGGCTTCCTGCCCGCGCCGGGCTGGCTGAAGCGGTTCCTCGCCGAGTTCACCTGGGTCGTCCCGGTCACCCACTGCGGTGTCATCGCCATGCTGATCCTGACCCGCTGGGGCAGCCAGCTCTGGGCGTAG
- a CDS encoding replication-associated recombination protein A, translating to MEPDLFTAAAEERQEKDPAGSPLAVRMRPRTLDEVVGQQHLLGPGSPLRRLVGEGSGGPAGPSSVILWGPPGTGKTTLAYVVSKATNKRFVELSAITAGVKEVRAVIDGARRATGGFGKETVLFLDEIHRFSKAQQDSLLPAVENRWVTLIAATTENPYFSVISPLLSRSLLLTLEPLTDDDIRGLLKRALADERGLKDAVGLPEDTEEHLLRIAGGDARRALTALEAAAGAALDQGEREIGLQTLEQTVDRAAVKYDRDGDQHYDVASALIKSIRGSDVDAALHYLARMIEAGEDPRFIARRLMISASEDIGLADPNALPIAVAAAQAVAMIGFPEAALTLSHATIALALAPKSNAATTAIGAAMEDVRKGLAGPVPPHLRDGHYKGAAKLGHAQGYVYPHDLPEGIAQQQYAPDALKDREYYAPTRHGTEARYADAVEWTRKHLGRRRS from the coding sequence GTGGAACCCGACCTGTTCACCGCCGCAGCGGAAGAGCGCCAGGAGAAGGACCCGGCAGGCAGCCCCCTGGCGGTGCGGATGCGCCCGCGCACCCTCGACGAGGTCGTGGGCCAGCAGCATCTGCTGGGGCCCGGCTCCCCGCTGCGTCGGCTGGTCGGCGAGGGCTCCGGCGGCCCCGCAGGACCGTCCTCGGTGATCCTCTGGGGTCCACCCGGCACCGGCAAGACCACGCTCGCGTACGTGGTCTCCAAGGCGACGAACAAGCGGTTCGTGGAGCTGTCCGCGATCACCGCGGGGGTCAAGGAGGTCCGCGCGGTCATCGACGGCGCCCGCCGCGCCACCGGGGGCTTCGGCAAGGAGACCGTCCTCTTCCTGGACGAGATCCACCGCTTCAGCAAGGCCCAGCAGGACTCCCTGCTCCCGGCCGTCGAGAACCGCTGGGTGACCCTGATCGCGGCCACCACGGAGAACCCGTACTTTTCGGTGATCTCACCCCTGCTGTCCCGCTCGCTCCTGCTCACGCTCGAACCGCTCACCGACGACGACATCCGCGGCCTGCTCAAGCGTGCCCTGGCCGACGAGCGCGGCCTGAAGGACGCCGTCGGCCTCCCCGAGGACACCGAGGAGCACCTGCTGCGCATCGCCGGCGGCGACGCCCGCCGGGCCCTGACCGCCCTGGAGGCCGCCGCCGGCGCCGCCCTCGACCAGGGCGAGCGCGAGATCGGCCTCCAGACGCTGGAGCAGACCGTCGACCGGGCCGCGGTGAAGTACGACCGCGACGGCGACCAGCACTACGACGTCGCCAGCGCCCTCATCAAGTCCATCAGGGGCTCCGACGTCGACGCGGCCCTGCACTACCTGGCCCGCATGATCGAGGCCGGCGAGGACCCCCGCTTCATCGCCCGCCGCCTGATGATCTCCGCCAGCGAGGACATCGGCCTGGCCGATCCGAACGCGCTGCCCATCGCGGTCGCCGCGGCCCAGGCCGTCGCCATGATCGGCTTCCCCGAGGCCGCCCTCACCCTCAGCCACGCCACCATCGCCCTCGCGCTCGCCCCCAAGTCCAACGCGGCGACCACCGCGATCGGCGCCGCCATGGAGGACGTACGCAAGGGCCTGGCCGGCCCGGTCCCGCCGCATCTGCGCGACGGGCACTACAAGGGCGCGGCCAAGCTCGGCCACGCCCAGGGATATGTGTATCCGCACGACCTGCCCGAGGGCATCGCCCAGCAGCAGTACGCCCCGGACGCCCTGAAGGACCGCGAGTACTACGCCCCGACCCGGCACGGCACCGAGGCACGGTACGCGGACGCGGTGGAGTGGACCAGGAAGCACCTCGGTCGCAGACGGTCCTGA
- the rpsD gene encoding 30S ribosomal protein S4: MANQSRPKVKKSRALGIALTPKAVKYFEARPYPPGEHGRGRKQNSDYKVRLLEKQRLRAQYDISERQLVRAYERASKVQGKTGEALIVELERRLDALVLRSGLARTIYQARQMVVHGHIQVNGQKVDKPSFRVRPDDVVQVRDRSKDKTLFTIAREGGFAPEGETPRYLQVNLKALAFRLDREPNRKEIPVICDEQLVVEYYAR, encoded by the coding sequence GTGGCGAACCAGTCCCGCCCCAAGGTCAAGAAGTCGCGTGCCCTCGGCATCGCGCTGACCCCGAAGGCCGTCAAGTACTTCGAGGCCCGCCCCTACCCGCCGGGTGAGCACGGCCGCGGCCGCAAGCAGAACTCGGACTACAAGGTCCGTCTGCTGGAGAAGCAGCGTCTGCGCGCGCAGTACGACATCTCCGAGCGCCAGCTGGTCCGCGCCTACGAGCGCGCGTCCAAGGTCCAGGGCAAGACCGGTGAGGCCCTGATCGTGGAGCTCGAGCGCCGTCTCGACGCCCTGGTCCTGCGTTCGGGCCTCGCCCGCACCATCTACCAGGCCCGTCAGATGGTCGTCCACGGCCACATCCAGGTCAACGGCCAGAAGGTCGACAAGCCGTCCTTCCGTGTCCGCCCGGACGACGTCGTGCAGGTCCGCGACCGCTCCAAGGACAAGACGCTCTTCACGATCGCCCGCGAGGGTGGCTTCGCCCCCGAGGGTGAGACCCCGCGCTACCTGCAGGTGAACCTCAAGGCCCTGGCGTTCCGCCTGGACCGCGAGCCGAACCGCAAGGAGATCCCGGTGATCTGCGACGAGCAGCTCGTCGTCGAGTACTACGCCCGCTGA
- a CDS encoding regulator, which produces MRGPLRPDPFADGDPPLELTTFVGRAAEFAELTAALGRARLVTVTGIGGVGKSRLAARVAAGWESAAGRVELAPVRDPQLAEYAVAEALGLTDHTARLPRETLLEHLAGRPALLVLDGFEHLAAACAELTAELLRKLPQLRVLAVGRRPLGLPGERLFPLAPLGEGEAVELFTDRAREQGLTVTDGPQVRELCRRLEGIPLAVELAAGRLRALSPAQLLERLDDRFRLLRASSWDGAPRSVPGGPPCRHRTLRTAIGWSHELCTPAERLLWARLSVFAQTFDLEAAEYVCGGVGLPAEDVLDVLSELVAQSVVTREENPAGSRYRMLDTVRAYGTDWLEGMGDAARLRRRHRDWYLGLATWCELDWFSPRQDEVAARVEVELPNLRTALEFCLTEPDEAHLGQYLAGSLWFCWVGCGRLAEGRRWLARSVELDSEYEQSRLKALWVLGYVAILQGDTVPALAALRECRELAERAADPTAVAYAEHRTGCLALVTDDMARAETLLQSALERYQEIGELNSNVLMGQVELAMTRAFQGDLADAVRLCEDVRRVCEDHGERWARSYALYVLAYAAWQDDAQDRARELLAECLRNAHAFRDLLGSVMVLELLALVTAAQGEPAEAALLQGAAGRMWPSVGLPLFGSAYFNAPHERCEAMARQALGDARYEECVRQGSRLDRVTAVARALGRDRGQPLDALPAPRGAVPQGGQESGAGANRAEAAERAADSARG; this is translated from the coding sequence ATGCGAGGTCCTCTGCGTCCTGATCCGTTCGCCGACGGCGATCCGCCCCTGGAACTGACCACATTCGTCGGGCGTGCGGCCGAGTTCGCCGAGCTGACGGCCGCGCTCGGCCGGGCGCGGCTGGTGACCGTGACCGGGATCGGTGGCGTCGGCAAGTCCCGGCTGGCCGCGCGGGTCGCCGCCGGGTGGGAGTCCGCCGCCGGGCGGGTGGAGCTGGCGCCGGTACGCGATCCGCAGTTGGCGGAGTACGCGGTCGCGGAGGCACTGGGGCTGACCGACCACACCGCCCGGCTGCCCCGGGAGACGCTGCTGGAGCATCTCGCCGGCCGTCCGGCCCTGTTGGTGCTGGACGGGTTCGAGCATCTCGCGGCGGCCTGTGCCGAGTTGACGGCGGAACTGCTGCGGAAGCTGCCGCAGCTGCGGGTGCTGGCCGTGGGGCGGCGTCCGCTGGGGCTGCCGGGCGAGCGGCTGTTCCCGCTGGCGCCGCTCGGCGAGGGCGAGGCGGTGGAGCTGTTCACCGACCGGGCGCGGGAGCAGGGGCTGACGGTGACCGACGGCCCGCAGGTGCGCGAGCTGTGCCGACGGCTGGAGGGGATCCCGCTGGCCGTGGAGCTGGCGGCCGGGCGGCTGCGCGCGCTGTCCCCGGCGCAGCTGCTGGAGCGGCTGGACGACCGGTTCCGGCTGCTGCGCGCGAGCAGTTGGGACGGCGCACCGCGCTCGGTCCCCGGCGGGCCCCCGTGCCGCCATCGGACGCTGCGCACGGCGATCGGCTGGAGCCACGAGCTGTGCACGCCGGCCGAGCGACTGCTGTGGGCACGGCTGTCGGTGTTCGCGCAGACCTTCGACCTGGAGGCGGCGGAGTACGTGTGCGGCGGGGTCGGGCTGCCCGCCGAGGACGTCCTGGACGTGCTGTCGGAGTTGGTGGCCCAGTCCGTTGTCACCCGTGAGGAGAACCCGGCCGGCTCCCGCTACCGGATGCTGGACACCGTCCGGGCCTACGGCACCGACTGGCTGGAGGGGATGGGGGACGCGGCCCGGCTGCGCCGACGGCACCGGGACTGGTATCTGGGCCTGGCGACCTGGTGCGAGCTGGACTGGTTCTCGCCCCGGCAGGACGAGGTCGCCGCCCGGGTGGAGGTCGAGCTGCCCAATCTGCGGACGGCCCTGGAGTTCTGTCTGACGGAGCCGGACGAGGCCCATCTCGGCCAGTACCTCGCGGGCTCGCTGTGGTTCTGCTGGGTCGGCTGCGGCCGGCTCGCGGAGGGCCGGCGCTGGCTGGCGCGCAGCGTCGAGCTGGATTCGGAGTACGAGCAGTCCCGGCTGAAGGCGCTCTGGGTGCTCGGCTATGTGGCGATCCTCCAGGGCGACACCGTGCCCGCGCTGGCGGCGCTGCGGGAGTGCCGGGAACTTGCCGAGCGGGCGGCGGATCCGACGGCGGTGGCGTACGCCGAGCACCGCACCGGCTGTCTGGCCCTGGTCACCGATGACATGGCGCGTGCAGAAACGCTGCTGCAGTCCGCACTGGAGCGCTATCAGGAGATCGGCGAACTCAACAGCAACGTCTTGATGGGCCAGGTGGAGCTGGCGATGACGCGGGCCTTCCAGGGGGACCTGGCGGACGCGGTGCGCCTGTGCGAGGACGTGCGCCGGGTGTGCGAGGACCACGGGGAGCGCTGGGCCCGCAGCTACGCGTTGTACGTGCTCGCGTACGCGGCCTGGCAGGACGACGCCCAGGACAGGGCGCGGGAACTGCTCGCGGAGTGTCTGCGCAACGCCCACGCCTTCCGCGACCTGCTCGGCTCGGTGATGGTGCTGGAGCTGCTGGCGCTGGTGACGGCGGCCCAGGGCGAGCCGGCCGAGGCCGCGCTGCTGCAGGGCGCGGCGGGCCGGATGTGGCCGTCGGTGGGGCTGCCGCTGTTCGGCTCGGCGTACTTCAACGCCCCGCACGAGCGCTGCGAGGCGATGGCACGGCAGGCCCTCGGGGACGCGCGGTACGAGGAGTGCGTGCGCCAAGGGTCCCGGCTGGACCGGGTCACGGCCGTGGCACGTGCACTGGGTCGTGACCGGGGGCAACCGCTGGACGCGCTACCGGCCCCACGAGGGGCGGTACCACAGGGCGGCCAGGAGAGCGGCGCAGGCGCGAACCGAGCCGAGGCCGCCGAACGCGCCGCTGACTCCGCACGGGGCTGA
- a CDS encoding DUF948 domain-containing protein, protein MRTVSGGEVAGILVAVFWAILVSFLAVALARVAQTLKATTKLVADVTDQAVPLLADASAAVRSAQTQIDRVDAIASDVQEVTSNASALSTTVASTFGGPLVKVAAFGYGVRRALGGRKEDVPAKAPRRTVIVGRTVPAARRKRK, encoded by the coding sequence GTGCGCACAGTGTCCGGTGGTGAGGTGGCCGGGATCCTGGTGGCCGTGTTCTGGGCGATCCTGGTCTCCTTCCTCGCGGTGGCTCTCGCGAGGGTGGCCCAGACGCTCAAGGCGACCACCAAGCTGGTGGCGGACGTGACCGACCAGGCCGTCCCGCTGCTCGCCGACGCCTCCGCCGCGGTGCGCTCCGCGCAGACCCAGATCGATCGCGTCGACGCGATCGCCTCCGACGTCCAGGAGGTCACGTCGAACGCCTCCGCGCTGTCCACCACCGTCGCCTCCACCTTCGGCGGCCCCCTGGTCAAGGTCGCGGCCTTCGGCTACGGCGTCCGCCGGGCGCTGGGCGGCCGCAAGGAGGACGTGCCCGCCAAGGCGCCCCGGCGTACCGTGATCGTGGGCCGCACGGTCCCCGCCGCACGACGCAAGCGGAAGTGA